A genomic segment from Oncorhynchus clarkii lewisi isolate Uvic-CL-2024 chromosome 12, UVic_Ocla_1.0, whole genome shotgun sequence encodes:
- the LOC139421460 gene encoding uncharacterized protein, which produces MSKHRENIMSRSALTRELLGQYISDTLSHIHTVREFCDRHSKWALQRETELEMMRDIKERAERIDLKFDHVRNSATKAKAFGEFVWSGLTQVTADSRREELEKELGAVLKDTLGGLEKLDYFLDAVECLAVTCLLVFEENRFFCLPQGASPASVQAVIIAARMACPLLIYFKRDAKAFFMPSLLTVEVLACQLDRYIQISQQVCNRMEKGSYISQMLFWKKKNDIPVVNLGADVREESIQKMLDHLNQLSDIRMDQNLRLTFLFQGAAQRFIGQFSQRRPRMEQFLTDLEENAVQLDRMKLGAKISSVAGSSVGVAGGILSIVGLALTPVTAGVSLALTIAGASLGVTSGVNSITTGITEMKVNSIHEKKASEIFQSFMEDVESLQECLEYVARNMEPILGQSREDVVLGAGNVIFTAGAISKGIDTLIDCASALSVKTFANEDLIASAGKLVLQEGKAARNLPKLAGDIPDIGQVAKGTPLALSSSARAGFITLNALFIGLDVFFICKDSVSLAKGSKSERSQLIRARSALWRTELDSWQRIHDSLCKGIWKSRKCQRILEQPFYPLEHNLKEKKSMCVTQ; this is translated from the exons ATGTCCAAACACAGGgaaaacattatgtcacg ATCAGCGTTAACAAGGGAGCTCTTGGGCCAGTACATCTCAGACACCCTCAGCCACATTCACACAGTGAGGGAGTTCTGTGACAGACATTCCAAATGGGCCCTTCAGAGGGAGACAGAACTGGAAATGATGAGGGACAtcaaggagagggcagagagaattGACCTTAAGTTCGACCATGTCCGTAACTCAGCGACCAAGGCCAAGGCGTTTGGGGAGTTCGTATGGAGCGGTCTGACCCAGGTGACTGCAGACAGTAGGCGTGAGGAGCTGGAAAAGGAGCTGGGAGCTGTACTAAAGGACACGCTGGGAGGCCTGGAGAAGCTGGATTACTTCCTGGATGCTGTGGAGTGTCTGGCGGTCACCTGTCTGTTGGTGTTTGAGGAGAACAGGTTCTTCTGTCTGCCTCAGGGGGCGAGCCCTGCCAGTGTTCAGGCTGTCATCATTGCTGCCAGAATGGCCTGCCCTCTCCTCATCTATTTTAAGAGGGATGCTAAGGCCTTCTTTATGCCCAGCCTCCTCACTGTAGAGGTGCTGGCCTGCCAACTGGATAGATACATACAAATCAGCCAGCAGGTCTGTAACAGGATGGAGAAGGG TAGCTACATCAGTCAAATGCTGTTTTGGAAAAAGAAGAATGACATCCCTGTGGTCAACCTTGGTGCTGATGTGCGGGAAGAGTCCATACAAAAGATGCTGGACCATTTGAATCAGCTGAGTGATATCAG GATGGACCAGAACCTCAGACTGACATTCCTGTTCCAAGGGGCTGCTCAGCGCTTCATTGGTCAGTTCAGCCAGCGCCGACCCAGGATGGAGCAGTTTCTGACCGATCTGGAGGAGAATGCTGTGCAGCTGGACAGGATGAAGCTGGGGGCTAAGATCTCCAGTGTGGCAGGCAGCTCAGTGGGGGTGGCTGGAGGAATCCTATCCATTGTGGGCTTAGCTCTGACCCCTGTCACTGCTGGGGTGTCACTGGCCCTCACAATTGCAGGGGCCAGCCTGGGGGTCACCAGTGGGGTCAACAGTATAACCACTGGTATCACAGAGATGAAGGTCAATAGCATCCATGAGAAGAAAGCCAGTGAAATATTCCAGAGTTTCATGGAGGATGTAGAGAGTCTTCAGGAGTGTCTGGAGTATGTGGCCAGGAATATGGAGCCCATCCTGGGGCAAAGCAGGGAGGATGTCGTGCTGGGAGCAGGGAACGTGATTTTCACAGCCGGGGCCATCAGCAAAGGCATCGACACCTTAATAGACTGTGCCTCAGCTCTGAGTGTGAAGACCTTTGCAAATGAAGATCTGATCGCAAGCGCTGGTAAGCTGGTGCTCCAGGAAGGCAAAGCAGCACGAAACCTACCCAAGCTAGCAGGGGACATCCCGGACATTGGACAGGTCGCCAAAGGCACCCCACTAGCCCTCTCCAGCTCGGCGCGGGCTGGTTTTATCACTCTCAACGCCCTCTTCATTGGCCTGGATGTCTTCTTCATCTGTAAAGACAGCGTCAGCCTGGCCAAAGGCAGCAAGAGTGAGAGATCCCAGCTCATCCGTGCCAGATCAGCATTGTGGCGCACAGAGTTGGACTCCTGGCAGAGGATCCATGACTCGCTGTGTAAAGGAATTTGGAAGTCCAGGAAGTGCCAGAGAATTCTGGAGCAGCCATTTTACCCTCTGGAGCATAATCTGAAAGAGAAAAAATCAATGTGTGTCACGCAGTAG